From the genome of Pseudomonas putida:
GTTCGGCACGGTGGCGGCCAGCGGTATCCGCACGCTTTCCAAGGTCAGCTACAAGAACAACGTCAACCTGATCATCGTCGCCGCTTCGTTGGGCTTCGGGATGATCCCGATCGCCGCGCCAACCTTCTACCATCAGTTCCCGAACTGGTTCGAAACCATCTTCCACTCGGGCATCAGCTCTGCGGCGATCATGGCCATCCTGCTTAACCTGATCTTCAATCACTTCACCAAAGGCAATTCGGATCAGCAGTCGGTCTTCGCCGCAGGCTACGAACGCACCATTCAGTATTCCGACATCTCGGCGCTACGCGATGGCGACTACTTCAAGGATGGCAAGCTGTTCGATGCCGAGGGCAACGAAGTGCCGATGCTGGAGCCGGGCGAAAAGAGCAGCGAGGCACCCAGGCGCAGTGCGGTGGCCGAGCATTGAACGCTGATTGAGTGGTGATGGGGGAAGCCGATGCGCATCGTCGGCTTCCCTTTTTTCTTTTGTCTGCAGTGGCCTCTTCGCGGGCTTGCCCGCGAAGAGGCCGATGCAGATAAGGAATTACTCGAACAGGGCGTCCAGGGCCTGTTCCAGCCGCGTGACGGCAATCACCTGCAGCCCCGCCGGCGACTCCTTCGGCGCATTGCCCTTGGGCACGATGGCGCGCTTGAAGCCATGCTTGGCCGCTTCCTTCAGCCGCTCCTGGCCACTGGGCACCGGCCGCACCTCGCCCGACAAGCCGATTTCGCCGAACACCAGCAGCCCATGGGCCAATGGCCGGTTGCGCAGGCTGGACATCACCGCAGCCAACAGGGCCAGGTCCGAAGCGGTCTCCAGCACCTTGACCCCGCCAACCACGTTGAGGAATACATCCTGGTCGTGCGTGGGAATGCCGCCATGCCGGTGCAGCACCGCCAGCAGCATGGCCAGGCGGTTCTGATCCAGGCCAAGGGTGACCCGCCGCGGGTTGGCCAGGTGGCTGTCGTCGACCAGCGCCTGCACCTCCACCAGCATCGGCCGGGTTCCCTCCCAGGTGGCCATGACCACGCTGCCGGGCACCTCTTCCTGGGTGCGGTTGAGGAAGATCGCCGACGGGTTCGACACCTCCTTGAGGCCGCGATCGGTCATGCCGAACACGCCCAGTTCGTTGACCGCGCCAAAACGGTTCTTCACCGCACGCAGCAGACGCAGGCGGCCATCGGACTCGCCTTCGAAATACAGCACGGTGTCGACCATGTGCTCGAGCACCCGGGGACCTGCCAGCGATCCCTCCTTGGTGACGTGGCCGACTAGGAAGATCGCGGTACCGCTCTGCTTGGCATAGCGCACCAGCAGCGCCGTGCTCTCACGCACCTGGGCGACGCCGCCGGGCGCCGACTGCAACTGCTCGGTGAAAATGGTCTGGATCGAGTCGATCACCATGACCCGCGGTTTTTCCTGGCGGGCAGTGGCGATGATGGTCTCGATGCAGGTCTCGGTCATGACCTTGAGTTGGTCCTGGGGCAGCCCCAGGCGCCGCGAACGCATGGCCACCTGCTGTTGCGATTCTTCGCCGGTGACGTACAACGCGGGCATGCCCACGGCAATGTTGCACAAGGTTTGCAACAGGATGGTCGACTTGCCGATGCCAGGATCACCGCCGATCAGCACCACCGAACCATCCACCAGCCCGCCGCCCAGCACGCGATCCAGCTCGGTACTGCTGGTGGTGAAACGCGGGATTTCCTCGACGC
Proteins encoded in this window:
- the radA gene encoding DNA repair protein RadA, translated to MAKAKRLYGCTECGATFPKWAGQCGECGAWNTLVETMIESGGAAAPSGRAGWTGQQAQIKTLAEVSVEEIPRFTTSSTELDRVLGGGLVDGSVVLIGGDPGIGKSTILLQTLCNIAVGMPALYVTGEESQQQVAMRSRRLGLPQDQLKVMTETCIETIIATARQEKPRVMVIDSIQTIFTEQLQSAPGGVAQVRESTALLVRYAKQSGTAIFLVGHVTKEGSLAGPRVLEHMVDTVLYFEGESDGRLRLLRAVKNRFGAVNELGVFGMTDRGLKEVSNPSAIFLNRTQEEVPGSVVMATWEGTRPMLVEVQALVDDSHLANPRRVTLGLDQNRLAMLLAVLHRHGGIPTHDQDVFLNVVGGVKVLETASDLALLAAVMSSLRNRPLAHGLLVFGEIGLSGEVRPVPSGQERLKEAAKHGFKRAIVPKGNAPKESPAGLQVIAVTRLEQALDALFE